A region from the Panicum hallii strain FIL2 chromosome 1, PHallii_v3.1, whole genome shotgun sequence genome encodes:
- the LOC112887084 gene encoding transcription factor bHLH128-like has translation MRRFLPVGGGGGEPSPSSSTGGRGELAGERGAAAGLRYGGGDISLGHGHGGGGGGHRHHHQLGGGGDAAERQQDGSMDMLARHSSSPAGFFSNLVVDNGYPSSKAGGSGGGAEAHHPSTASGSGGRKMKPSQLNFTRPPQQDGGAAGGHLSQISEDGAFPAGLVGADRGGASSGGGAARSFSGGFSIVGPWEESRDVIATLGAYDSQYSGAMAGTALEMAAGMDRYMQLQQDQVPFKVRAKRGCATHPRSIAERERRTRISEKLRKLQELVPNMDKQTSTADMLDLAVEHIKGLQSELQALKHEQEKCTCCRKR, from the exons ATGAGGCGCTTCCTGCCcgtcggaggcggcggcggggagccgTCGCCCTCGTCGTCgacgggcgggcgcggcgagCTCGCGGGCGagaggggcgcggcggcggggctgcggtacggcggcggcgacatCTCGCTGGGGcacgggcacggcggcggcggcggcggccaccgtCACCACCACCAGCTCGGCGGCGGGGGCGACGCGGCGGAGAGGCAGCAGGACGGGTCCATGGACATGCTGGCGCGCCACAGCAGCTCGCCGGCCGGCTTCTTCTCCAACCTCGTGGTGGACAACG GGTATCCGAGCTCAAAAGCCGGGGGCAGCGGTGGTGGAGCCGAGGCGCATCACCCATCCACGgccagcggcagcggcggcaggaAGATGAAGCCGTCCCAGCTCAACTTCACCCGGCCGCCGCAGCaggacggcggcgccgccgggggcCACCTCTCGCAGATCTCCGAGGACGGCGCCTTCCCCGCCGGCCTGGTCGGCGCCGACCGCGGTGGCGcgagtagcggcggcggcgcggcgcgctcTTTCTCCGGCGGGTTCTCCATCGTCGGGCCGTGGGAGGAGTCCAGGGACGTCATCGCCACGCTCGGCGCGTACGACTCCCAg TACAGCGGCGCCATGGCGGGCACGGCGCTGGAGATGGCGGCGGGCATGGACAGGTACATGCAGCTGCAGCAGGACCAGGTGCCCTTCAAAGTGCGCGCCAAGCGCGGGTGCGCCACGCACCCCAGGAGCATCGCCGAGAGG GAGCGGAGGACGAGGATCAGCGAGAAGCTCAGGAAGCTGCAGGAGCTCGTGCCCAACATGGACAAG CAAACGAGCACTGCCGACATGCTGGACCTCGCAGTTGAGCACATCAAGGGCCTGCAGAGCGAACTGCAG GCTCTGAAACACGAGCAGGAGAAGTGCACCTGCTGCAGGAAGCGCTGA